The stretch of DNA TTTGAGCGGCTGGCGCCCAAGGGCATCATCCTGTCGGGTGGCCCGTCATCGGTGATGTGGAACGACAGCCCGCGCGCGCCGCAGCATTTCTTCGAGGCCGGGTTGCCGATCCTCGCCATCTGCTATGGCCAGCAGACGATGGCGCATCAGCTGGGCGGGCAGGTCGCGCCGTCTGAAAACCGCGAATTCGGCCGCGCGTTCATCGAGGTGGTCGGGCGCAGCGCGCTGTTCGACGGCCTGTGGTCGGAAGGCGAACGCCATCAGGTGTGGATGAGCCATGGCGACCGGGTCGAGGCGCTGCCCGAAGGGTTCAGCGTCGTCGCCCGCTCCGAAGGCGCGCCCTATGCGATCGCGACTGACGAGGCGCGGCGCTTCTATTCGATGATGTTCCATCCCGAGGTGGTGCACACGCCCGACGGCCACAAGCTGCTCGCCAACTTCGCGCGCCATATCTGCGGCTGCGCCGGCGACTGGACGATGGCCGAATATCGCCAGACCAAGATCGCCGAGATCCGCGCCCAGGTCGGGCAGGGGCGGGTGATTTGCGGCCTGTCGGGCGGCGTCGATTCGGCGGTGGCGGCGGTGCTGATCCATGAGGCGATCGGCGATCAGCTGACCTGCGTGTTCGTCGACCATGGCCTGATGCGCCAGGGCGAGGCCGATCAGGTCGTCAGCCTGTTCCGTGGCCATTACAATATTCCGCTCGTCCATGTGAACGCCGAGACCCTGTTCCTGTCGGGTCTGGCCGGGCTCGATGATCCCGAGGCGAAGCGCAAGTTCATCGGCAAGACCTTCATCGACGTGTTCGAGGACGAGGCCAAGAAGATCGGCGGGGCCGATTTCCTCGCCCAGGGCACGCTCTATCCGGACGTGATCGAGAGCGTCAGCTTCACCGGCGGCCCGTCGGTCACGATCAAGAGCCACCACAATGTCGGCGGCCTGCCCGAGCGGATGAACATGAAGCTGGTCGAGCCGCTGCGCGAGCTGTTCAAGGACGAGGTCCGCGCGCTCGGCCGCGAACTGGGGCTGCCCGACGTGTTCGTCGGCCGCCACCCGTTTCCGGGGCCGGGCCTGGCGATCCGCATTCCCGGCGCGGTCAGCAAGGACAAGTGCGACATTCTGCGCAAGGCGGACGCCATCTATCTGGAAGAAATCCGCAATGCCGGGCTGTACGATGCGATCTGGCAGGCATTTGCCGTGCTGCTGCCGGTCCGCACCGTCGGCGTGATGGGCGACCACCGCACCTATGAACATGTCTGCGCGCTGCGCGCCGTGACCTCGGTCGACGGGATGACGGCCGACATCTATCCGTTCGACGCCGCCTTCCTCGCGCGCGTGGCCACCCGCATCGTCAACGAGGTGCAGGGCATCAACCGCGTCGTCTACGACTTCACGTCGAAGCCGCCCGGCACGATCGAGTGGGAGTGACGGATCGGACCGTGGCGCGTCCTGCCTGCGCCGCGCTGTTCGAAATGATCCGTCCCTGAGGCGTCCTTCCGTACGGCGGCGCTCGTCTGTGCGATCGTCAGTCCCCGGCTGACGTTCCGCCGCTACTTTCCCGTGATTGCAGATGGCGTTCGACAAAGTCGGCGAGCGCCCTGACCGCGTGCGCCATTTCGATCCCCGGGCTGGTCAGATCATAGTCGACATGCGGCGGGATCGTCTGATGCGCCGTCCGCGTCACCAGCCCGTCCTGTTCCAGCACGCGCAGCGTCTGCGCCAGCATCCGTTCGGACACCCCGCCGATCCGCCGCCTCAGGGCACCGAAGCGCAATGTTCCGTCGAGCAGGGCGATCAGGACCAGCACGCCCCAGCGGCTGGTGACGTGATTGAGCATCAGCCGCGACGGGCATTTCGGGTTCATGACATCGGGTGTGCGGTCGTCGGTCATGGTCGGCAGCCCTGTTGGCGGGAGATTTTGATACTTACATTTATGTGCGTACTTCCGGAAGGTTAGAGAAGGCCTATCTCGCCGTCACCACCCCTTTTTGGAGACGACGACATGACCATCGCTATGACCGGTGCCAGCGGACATCTCGGACGCCTTGCCCTGACCCGGTTGATGACCCTGTGCCCGCCCGACCGGCTGGTCGCTCTGGCCCGCGATCCGGCAAAGCTGGCCGATCTCGGCGTTGCCAGCCGCCGGTTCGATTACAAGGCGGTCGAAACACTTGTGCCTGGCCTGGAGGGCGTCGACACGCTGGTGCTGATTTCGTCCAGCGACTTTGACGACCGTGTCGGCCAGCACGCCAATGTGATCGATGCCGCGCGCACCGCCGGTGTCGGGCGGATCGTCTACACCTCGATCCTGAAGGCGGACCGGTCCCCACTGCTGATCGCGCAGGATCACCGGGACACCGAAGGGCTGATCGCCCGGTCGGGCATTCCCGCCACGATCCTGCGCAACGGCTGGTATACCGAAAACTGGACGGCCCCGCTGGGCGGGGCCATCGCCGCCGGTGCGCTTTACGGCGCGGCCGGGGATGCCCGGTTCACACCGGCAGCGCGGCAAGACTATGCGGACGCGCTGGCGATCGTCGCCGCGTCGGCAGACCATGCCGGGCAGGTTTATGAACTGGCGGGCGACGAAGGCTTCACGCTTGCCGAGCTGGCGGCGGCGGTTTCGCGCCGGATCGGCCGCGACCTGCCCTATCAGGATCTGCCGCCGTCCGCCTATCAGGCGCTTCTCGAACAGATCGGTCTGCCGGCAGGGTTTGCAACGCTGCTTGTCGATGTCGATCAGAAGGCGGCTGACGGATGGCTGCATGACGACACGCAAACGCTCTCGACGCTGATCGGCCGTCCGACAACCTCGCTGGCCCGGATGCTCGACGCCGCAATCCCGTGATCATGCACATCGAAGAGGAACAACGGGCGCGCCCGGCCGGACTGCGGCAGCAGCCAGCCGGGCGTGAGAATTTCCGCTCGGATTTCCGTGCCGACATCAATATCGGAACAGGGCGCAAAGGCTGAGGTGCAGGCGCGGTGCTGGCCAGGCCGGGCAAAACCCGGTGGTTCCACCTGACCAGGGCCGATTTGCAGGATCGAGGAGGAGGAACGGGCGCGTCATGACGGAACTGGTCGTTTACGGCATCCCCAATTGCGATACGGTCAAGAAGTCGCGGGCGTGGCTCGATGCTGCCGGGATCGCCTATCGCTTTCATGATTACAAAAAGGCCGGGGTCGACGAAGCGGCGCTCCGGCGCTGGGTCGCGGCGCTGGGGTGGGAGGCGCTGGTCAACCGCCAGGGCACGACGTTCCGCAAGCTGCCCGAGGCCGAGCGGACGGGGCTGGACGAGGCGCGGGCGATCGCGCTGATGATCGCCAACCCCTCGCTCATTCGCCGACCCGTCGTCGAAGGGCGCGGGCAGTTGCTCGCCGGGTTTTCGCCCGAGCGGTTCGCGGTGCTGACGGGCGGCTGAGCCTCCGGCCCCGCCTGAGCCTCCGGCCCCGCCTGAGCCTCAAGCCCCGCGCCGATCCGTTTGCAGCGCGGCGCGGTCGTCCCTATCTGGCGGCCAAACACCCCATTTGAGAATCGCGAACAAGCATGACCGTCCACCACACCAAGATGCTCATCCTCGGCTCCGGCCCGGCCGGTCTGTCGGCCGCCATCTATGGCGCGCGCGCCGGGCTCAGCCCGATCGTCGTCCAGGGCATCCAGCCCGGCGGCCAGCTGATGACGACCACGGATGTGGAGAATTATCCGGGCTTTGCCGATGTCATCCAGGGCCCCTGGCTGATGGAGCAGATGCAGAAACAGGCCGAACATGTCGGCACGCGGATGATCACCGACATCGTGACCGGGGTCGATCTGTCGCGCCGGCCGTTCCGGCTGACCGGCGACAGCGGCGACGTTTACGAGGGCGAGACGCTGGTGATCGCAACTGGGGCTCAGGCCAAATGGCTGGGGCTGCCGAGCGAGCAGGAACTGGCCGGGCGCGGGGTTTCGGCCTGCGCGACCTGTGACGGGTTCTTCTATCGCGGGCGCAAGGTGGTGGTGATCGGCGGCGGCAACACCGCGGTGGAGGAGGCACTCTACCTCACCAACCACAGCCCCGATGTCACGCTGATCCACCGCCGCGATTCGCTGCGCGCTGAAAAGATCCTGCAGGAGCGGCTGTTCGCCAATCCGCGCATCAGCGTGCTGTGGAACAAGACGGTCGAACGCTTCGTGGCGGGCGGCGAGCCGGCGGGGCTGGTGGGCGTCGACCTCAAGGACACGGTGACCGGCGAGATCAGCCATGTCGCGGCGGACGGCGCGTTCGTCGCCATCGGTCATCAGCCGGCGACCCAGCTATTCGCCGGGCATCTGCCGCTCGACAGCGACGGTTATCTGGCGGTCGAAACGGGCTCGACGCGCACCGTGGTGCCGGGCGTGTTCGCCTGTGGCGACGTGATGGACAAGGTTTACCGCCAGGCGGTGACCGCGGCGGGCACCGGCTGCATGGCCGCGCTCGACGCCGAACGTTTCCTGGCCGAGGCCGAGTTCGCGGCAAGCCGCGCGGCCTGAGGCGGCTTCCGGTTGCCGTTTTACCGCGTTTTCCGAGCCGCCGGGTGCGTCCACCCGGCTTGAAAACGCTCTGGCCGGGGCGCCGCAGCGGCGCCCCCGCCGTTCAGCCGAGCTTGCGGGCGAGATAGGCGCTCAGGCTGCCAAAACTCGCCAGCATGTCGCCATCGACCTCGTCATCCTCGATCACCACGCCCAGGCGATCCTCGATCTCGGTCAGAAACTCGGCGACCGCCATCGAATCCAGTTCGGGCAGTGCGCCGAACAGGCCGGTTTCGGCGTCAAAACCGGCAACCCGCGCCTGTGGCAGACCGAGCGTTTCAACGAGAACGGCGCGCAGCACCTGATCGATGTTGGACGAGTGTTCCGACTGCAATGCTTTTCTCCGAAAGCCTGGCGACGGCCGGTGGCTAATCGAGCGCGGGGCGGCGGACAAGGCTGGACGTCAGCCCGCCGGACATCAAGGCGAGTGCCGTCGCGGGCCAGGCCGCCGCGCGGCGGGGGTTGAGCAGCCGCAGCGCGACCCGCGGCACCGCCTGTTCCGCCCATTCGGCGCACCAGCCATGGCCCGGCACCCATTCGATCGCATCGACATGATCGACATTGGTCAGATAGCGGACCATCGTCGCTGCCAGCTGCGCGCCCGGCGACAGCGCCTTGTGCGCGCGCGACTGGGCAAGGAGATGCGCGACCGCCATGCCGTGCGACACCGTCCACAGCTGGGCCGCGATCGGCGTGTCGCCGCACCGCGCGACCGCCAGCCTGAGCGTGCCCGCCGCGCTCTCGGCGGCGGCAAAATGGTGGAACGGCCCGTCCGCCTCCGGGGTCAGCTGCGCCAGTTCGTCCCAGAGCGCCGGGCTGAGCACCGTCGACACCTCAAGGTCGAGCGGCGCGCGCGCGGCGGCGCGTTCGATCCGCGTGCGCAGGCTCTGGCTGCGCGCGTCCCAATAGTCGTCAAAGCTGTGCCCGGCGGTCTCGCTGCGCCAGCGCGGCGGCAGGGCGCGTGCCGCCACCACCCAGCCGCAGCGCGAAAAGGCGCGCGCCACCTCGCCGGCATCGGCGCGGTCGAGCGGGCCGAGCGCGATCTCGGTCACGCCCAGCGCCGCGCCGCGCAGCCGCGTCGCGATCGCGCGCAGCAGGCGGCGGCGATGCATGCCGTCGGCGGGGCCGGTGAAGATCGGGGCGGTGCGATGGGCATGGTCCGCGCCCAGCGTGCGGAACCGCCCGCGCCCCGTGGGGGCAAGCATCAGCCAGCCATCCACCCCCTCGCTGCGCGCGCGCACGATCAGCGGCGGCGCATCCAGCCCGGCGGCGGCGGCCTTCAGCCAGTCGAGCCGGTCGAAGGGCCAGGGGCGTGCGGACGCACCAAGGGCGCCGCGCGCGATCGTCTCGACCGGCCCAAGCGAATCATAATATTCACCCTTGACCCACAAATCGCTGCTTCCCGCGCGGCTGAGACCGGAATCCCCCTTGAGAGGCTCCCCCATGTCCGAGAAAGGAGACGGCGTGCAAGAGCCTGATCCGAATCCGCGCCCGATCGACCATATTCTGCTGGCCGCCGCCCGTGGCGGGCCCGGCCCGGCGCTGGTGCTTGGCGAGCGCGAAATCGGTTATGACGCGCTCGACCGGCTGGTCGGGCAGCTGGCCTGCTGGCTGGTCGAACAGGGCGTCGCGCCCGGCGACCGGGTGGCGAGCTGGCTGCCCAAGGGGCTGTGGACCTGCCTGTTGCCGCTCGCCGCGCCGCGCGCCGGGGCCGTGCATGTGCCGGTCAACCCGCTGCTCAAGCGCGCCCAGGTCGCGCATATCCTGGCCGATAGCGGGGCGGTGCTGCTGCTGACCGGGGCGGGGCGGGCGGACAGCCTGATGCCGGGCGATGTCCCGCCGGGATGCCGGATGATGCTGGACGGCGATGTGGCGTTGCCCGAACGGGCGCTTGGGCCCTCGGCAGCCGATCCGCAGGCGCTCGCCGCGATCCTCTACACCTCGGGATCGACCGGGCGGCCCAAGGGGGTGATGCTCAGCCATGCCAATCTGTGGCTGGGGGCGGTGGCGGTTGCCCATTATCTGCGTCTTGCTGCCGATGACCGCACGCTGGCCGTGCTGCCGCTCGCGTTCGATTATGGCCAGAACCAGCTTTTTTCGACCTGGCTCGCCGGGGGGACGGTGGTTCCGCTCGATTATCTGACCCCGCGCGACGTGCTGCGCGCGGTCGGCCGTCACCGCATCACCACGCTTGCCGGGGTGCCGCCGCTCTGGGTGCAGCTGGTCGAGGGCGACTGGTCGGAGACCGCGACGCTCAGGCGGCTGACCAACAGCGGCGGCGCGCTGACCGAGCCGCTGGTCCGGCGGCTGCGCACGCTTGCGCCTCAGGCCGATCTCTATGCGATGTACGGGCTGACCGAGGCGTTCCGGTCCACCTATCTCGATCCCCGGCTGATCGATGAACATCCGACCGCGATCGGCGGGCCGATCCCCTTTGCCGAGCTGCATGTGCTGCGCCCCGACGGGCTGCCCGCCGGCCCCGGCGAGCCGGGCGAGCTGGTCCATGCCGGGCCGCTGGTCGCCGCCGGCTATTGGCGCGATCCCGAGCGCACCGCCCAGCGGTTTCGCCCCCTGGCCGGTGGTGCCGGGCTGGCCGTGTGGTCGGGCGATACCGTTGTGCGCGGGCCCGACGGGCTGCTGCGCTTCGTCGGCCGCGCGGACGAGATGATCAAATCGGCCGGCAACCGCATCAGCCCGACCGAGATCGAGGAGGCGGCGGTCGCCAGCGGCACGACCAATGAGGCGGTGGCGCTGGGCATCGCCGATGATCGGCTGGGCCAGGCGGTGCTGCTGGTCGCGGCGGGCGACGGCGGCGATGAGGCGGCGCTGCGCGCGCATCTGAAGCGCGAACTGCCCGGTTTCATGCAGCCCGCCCGCATCGTCTGGCGCGCCGCCCTGCCGCGCACCCCCAATGGCAAGCTTGACCGGGCAGGGCTGAAGGCCGAACTGGCGCCATGAAGCCTGCCGGTCCCATTCCCCCCGATTATGCCGCCGATGCGGACGGACGGCTGCTGATCGCCGGCCAGCCCTATGACGCGCTGATCGAGGCCGCCGGGCAGACGCCCCTTTTCGTGTATGATTCGGGCGCGGTCGCCCGGCGCATCGCCCGGCTGCGCGCCGCGATGCCGGGCATCGACATCCATTATGCGATGAAGGCCAATCCCCATGCCGGGCTGCTTGCGCGCATCGCCGCTCAGGTCGACGGCATCGATATCGCCTCGGCCGGCGAACTGCGCATCGCCGAAGCCGCCGGGATTATGGGCGACCGCATCAGCTTTGCCGGCCCCGGCAAGCGCGATGCCGAGCTTGAGGCGGCGATTCTGGCCGGCGTCACCATCAATCTTGAATCCGAAACCGAGGCCGAACGCGCGCTCGCCATCGCCGCGCGGCTGGGTGTGCGGCCGCGCCTGGCGGTGCGGGTCAATCCCGATTTCGAGCTGCGCGGTTCGGGGATGCGGATGGGCGGCGGCGCGCGGCCGTTCGGCGTCGATGCGGCGCGCGCGGTCCCGCTGGTCCGGCGGCTGGTGGATGCGGGGGCCGACTGGCGCGGCTTTCACATCTATGCCGGGTCGCAGTCGCTCGATGCCGCGGCGCTGATCGAGGCGCAGGCGGCGGGGATCGCGCTTGCCGCAGCACTTGCCGAGGCGGCAGAGGCGTCGCCGCCGCTCGTCAATCTGGGCGGCGGGTTCGGCATTCCCTATTTTTCGGGCGATGTGGCGCTTGATGTCGAGGCGATCGGCGCGGCGCTGGTCGAAGCGGTGGCGGCGCGCCCGGCGGTGCTTGGCGACGCACGCTTCGCGCTCGAGCTGGGGCGCTGGCTGGTCGGCGAGGCGGGGGTCTATCTGACGCGGATCGTCGACCGCAAGACCAGCCATGACCAGCTGTTCCTGATCACCGATGGCGGCCTGCACCACCAGCTGGCGGCGAGCGGCAATTTCGGCACCGTCGTCCGGCGCAATTATCCGCTCGCCATCGCCGGGCGGATCGGCGCGCCGGCGACCGAGGTCGCGACGGTGTGCGGCTGCCTGTGCACGCCGCTCGATCGGCTGGGCGACCAGCTGGCGCTGCCCGAGGCGCAGGTCGGCGATGTCGTCGCGCTGTTCTGCGCCGGGGCTTATGGCGCGAGCGCCAGCCCGGCGGCGTTCCTGGCTCAGGGTGCTGCGGCCGAGCTGCTGGTCTGACGCGGCTGGCCGTTCGACAGCGGGGGCGGATGTGCGGTTTTCCAGCCGCCGTCGGGCGGCGCGCGGGTAATGGGTTGCCCTTCGACCCCCGCTTGCTATAGACGCCGCCGACCGGCGGTCCGGCCGCGGGCGTGGCGGAACTGGTAGACGCGCTGGATTTAGGTTCCAGTATCGCAAGATGTGGGGGTTCGAGTCCCTTCGCCCGCACCAGTTTCCAGTTCATGGTGAAAGGCCGGCCTCCTCCTGAACGTGCAAGAAGGCGAACGAGACGAGATGCAGACTGTCGAGACGTTGAACCAGGGCCTCAAGCGCGCCTACACGCTGACGATCAGCCGCGCCGAGATCGAATCGCGGGTGGATGGCGAGCTGAAGAAGGTCGCGCCGCAGATCCGCATGCCCGGCTTTCGCCCCGGCAAGGTGCCGGCCAATCTCGTTCGCAAGATGCACGGGCCGGCGCTCGAGCAGCAGGCGCTCGAGACCACGATCCAGGAAGGCGTGCAGCAGCTGATCGCCGAGCAGGGTCTGCGCCCCGCCACCCGCCCGGAGGTCGAGCTGGGCGAGGGCTATGGCCCGGGCCAGGACGCCGAGGTGAAGGTGTCGCTGGAAGTGCTGCCGGTCGTCACCGTGCCGGCGCTCGACGGGCTCAAGCTCGAGCGGCTGGTGGTGCCGGTGTCCGACGAACAGATCGACGAGACGCTCGGCCGTATCGCCGCCGGCTCGAAGAGCTATGAGGAAGACGATGCCGGCCGCCCGGCTGCGACCGGTGACCTGCTGGTCATCGATTTCGAGGGCAAGCTGGACGGCGTGCCGTTCGAAGGCGGCAAGGGCGAGGGCATCTCGCTCGAAATCGGTTCGGGCCAGTTCATTCCGGGCTTTGAGGACCAGCTGATCGGCGCCGCCGCCGGCGATGCGCGTGTCCTGAACGTCACGTTCCCGGCCGATTATGGTGCCGCGCACCTGGCCGGCCGCGACGCGACCTTCGACGTCACCGTCCAGAAGGTCCGCGCGCCCAAGGAAACCGCGCTTGACGACGAGTTTGCCAAGCAGCTCGGCCTGGAAGGCATCGACAAGCTGCGCGAGCTGATCAAGGGCCAGCTGGAGCAGGAGCATAACGGCCTGACCCGCACCCATATGAAGCGCAAGCTGCTCGACCAGCTCGCCGCTTCGCACG from Sphingomonas changnyeongensis encodes:
- the guaA gene encoding glutamine-hydrolyzing GMP synthase gives rise to the protein MESQPHDSILIVDFGSQVTQLIARRVREAGVYCEIAPFNSAAAAFERLAPKGIILSGGPSSVMWNDSPRAPQHFFEAGLPILAICYGQQTMAHQLGGQVAPSENREFGRAFIEVVGRSALFDGLWSEGERHQVWMSHGDRVEALPEGFSVVARSEGAPYAIATDEARRFYSMMFHPEVVHTPDGHKLLANFARHICGCAGDWTMAEYRQTKIAEIRAQVGQGRVICGLSGGVDSAVAAVLIHEAIGDQLTCVFVDHGLMRQGEADQVVSLFRGHYNIPLVHVNAETLFLSGLAGLDDPEAKRKFIGKTFIDVFEDEAKKIGGADFLAQGTLYPDVIESVSFTGGPSVTIKSHHNVGGLPERMNMKLVEPLRELFKDEVRALGRELGLPDVFVGRHPFPGPGLAIRIPGAVSKDKCDILRKADAIYLEEIRNAGLYDAIWQAFAVLLPVRTVGVMGDHRTYEHVCALRAVTSVDGMTADIYPFDAAFLARVATRIVNEVQGINRVVYDFTSKPPGTIEWE
- a CDS encoding winged helix-turn-helix transcriptional regulator is translated as MTDDRTPDVMNPKCPSRLMLNHVTSRWGVLVLIALLDGTLRFGALRRRIGGVSERMLAQTLRVLEQDGLVTRTAHQTIPPHVDYDLTSPGIEMAHAVRALADFVERHLQSRESSGGTSAGD
- a CDS encoding NAD(P)H-binding protein; the encoded protein is MTLCPPDRLVALARDPAKLADLGVASRRFDYKAVETLVPGLEGVDTLVLISSSDFDDRVGQHANVIDAARTAGVGRIVYTSILKADRSPLLIAQDHRDTEGLIARSGIPATILRNGWYTENWTAPLGGAIAAGALYGAAGDARFTPAARQDYADALAIVAASADHAGQVYELAGDEGFTLAELAAAVSRRIGRDLPYQDLPPSAYQALLEQIGLPAGFATLLVDVDQKAADGWLHDDTQTLSTLIGRPTTSLARMLDAAIP
- a CDS encoding ArsC family reductase, translated to MTELVVYGIPNCDTVKKSRAWLDAAGIAYRFHDYKKAGVDEAALRRWVAALGWEALVNRQGTTFRKLPEAERTGLDEARAIALMIANPSLIRRPVVEGRGQLLAGFSPERFAVLTGG
- the trxB gene encoding thioredoxin-disulfide reductase, whose amino-acid sequence is MTVHHTKMLILGSGPAGLSAAIYGARAGLSPIVVQGIQPGGQLMTTTDVENYPGFADVIQGPWLMEQMQKQAEHVGTRMITDIVTGVDLSRRPFRLTGDSGDVYEGETLVIATGAQAKWLGLPSEQELAGRGVSACATCDGFFYRGRKVVVIGGGNTAVEEALYLTNHSPDVTLIHRRDSLRAEKILQERLFANPRISVLWNKTVERFVAGGEPAGLVGVDLKDTVTGEISHVAADGAFVAIGHQPATQLFAGHLPLDSDGYLAVETGSTRTVVPGVFACGDVMDKVYRQAVTAAGTGCMAALDAERFLAEAEFAASRAA
- a CDS encoding acyl carrier protein, which gives rise to MQSEHSSNIDQVLRAVLVETLGLPQARVAGFDAETGLFGALPELDSMAVAEFLTEIEDRLGVVIEDDEVDGDMLASFGSLSAYLARKLG
- a CDS encoding GNAT family N-acetyltransferase yields the protein MWVKGEYYDSLGPVETIARGALGASARPWPFDRLDWLKAAAAGLDAPPLIVRARSEGVDGWLMLAPTGRGRFRTLGADHAHRTAPIFTGPADGMHRRRLLRAIATRLRGAALGVTEIALGPLDRADAGEVARAFSRCGWVVAARALPPRWRSETAGHSFDDYWDARSQSLRTRIERAAARAPLDLEVSTVLSPALWDELAQLTPEADGPFHHFAAAESAAGTLRLAVARCGDTPIAAQLWTVSHGMAVAHLLAQSRAHKALSPGAQLAATMVRYLTNVDHVDAIEWVPGHGWCAEWAEQAVPRVALRLLNPRRAAAWPATALALMSGGLTSSLVRRPALD
- a CDS encoding AMP-binding protein, which encodes MSEKGDGVQEPDPNPRPIDHILLAAARGGPGPALVLGEREIGYDALDRLVGQLACWLVEQGVAPGDRVASWLPKGLWTCLLPLAAPRAGAVHVPVNPLLKRAQVAHILADSGAVLLLTGAGRADSLMPGDVPPGCRMMLDGDVALPERALGPSAADPQALAAILYTSGSTGRPKGVMLSHANLWLGAVAVAHYLRLAADDRTLAVLPLAFDYGQNQLFSTWLAGGTVVPLDYLTPRDVLRAVGRHRITTLAGVPPLWVQLVEGDWSETATLRRLTNSGGALTEPLVRRLRTLAPQADLYAMYGLTEAFRSTYLDPRLIDEHPTAIGGPIPFAELHVLRPDGLPAGPGEPGELVHAGPLVAAGYWRDPERTAQRFRPLAGGAGLAVWSGDTVVRGPDGLLRFVGRADEMIKSAGNRISPTEIEEAAVASGTTNEAVALGIADDRLGQAVLLVAAGDGGDEAALRAHLKRELPGFMQPARIVWRAALPRTPNGKLDRAGLKAELAP
- a CDS encoding pyridoxal-dependent decarboxylase, exosortase A system-associated yields the protein MKPAGPIPPDYAADADGRLLIAGQPYDALIEAAGQTPLFVYDSGAVARRIARLRAAMPGIDIHYAMKANPHAGLLARIAAQVDGIDIASAGELRIAEAAGIMGDRISFAGPGKRDAELEAAILAGVTINLESETEAERALAIAARLGVRPRLAVRVNPDFELRGSGMRMGGGARPFGVDAARAVPLVRRLVDAGADWRGFHIYAGSQSLDAAALIEAQAAGIALAAALAEAAEASPPLVNLGGGFGIPYFSGDVALDVEAIGAALVEAVAARPAVLGDARFALELGRWLVGEAGVYLTRIVDRKTSHDQLFLITDGGLHHQLAASGNFGTVVRRNYPLAIAGRIGAPATEVATVCGCLCTPLDRLGDQLALPEAQVGDVVALFCAGAYGASASPAAFLAQGAAAELLV
- the tig gene encoding trigger factor, encoding MQTVETLNQGLKRAYTLTISRAEIESRVDGELKKVAPQIRMPGFRPGKVPANLVRKMHGPALEQQALETTIQEGVQQLIAEQGLRPATRPEVELGEGYGPGQDAEVKVSLEVLPVVTVPALDGLKLERLVVPVSDEQIDETLGRIAAGSKSYEEDDAGRPAATGDLLVIDFEGKLDGVPFEGGKGEGISLEIGSGQFIPGFEDQLIGAAAGDARVLNVTFPADYGAAHLAGRDATFDVTVQKVRAPKETALDDEFAKQLGLEGIDKLRELIKGQLEQEHNGLTRTHMKRKLLDQLAASHDFDVPPSMVEAEFGQIWAQLEHEASHEADPEAARADMEKDRDDYRRIAERRVRLGLLLSEIGQANGVEVNQVEMNRLIAQAAQQYRPEDRQRFIQFVQQDPMAAAQLRAPLYEDKVVDFLFSKAEITEREVTREAIQAEIEADEDGHFHGPDCGHDHDHDHDHDHGAAKPAKKPAAKKAKAEAAEGEDAPAKPAKKAAAKKATAAEGDDAAAEAPAKPKRTRKAASE